A window of the Cryptosporangium phraense genome harbors these coding sequences:
- a CDS encoding NAD-dependent epimerase/dehydratase family protein — protein MSPTVVVTGAAGFIGSHLVDRLLAADFAVIGVDLRAVHGDIRAQFNLTAAVNHHRYRAVQADLAMIDLDALLDGVDCVFHLAAVPGVRRSWGTGFPDYVRVNVLVTDALLAACARAGVRRLVYASSSSVYGHAVSPSREAHATLPLSPYGVTKLAGEQLCFAHALRGDSRLSTVALRYFTVYGPRQRPDMAISRMIMAALTGIPYTVFGDGQQRREFTYVDDVVDATVAAATADATAVAINVGGGTSVSVSQALHLVEEVTGRDVPLHRSGEQAGDAPITVADLDTARRLLGYQPRTDLRAGIAQHADWLRSLPAPAFQEFLPPVPAASEVPA, from the coding sequence GTGAGTCCGACCGTCGTCGTCACTGGCGCTGCTGGATTCATCGGCTCGCACTTGGTCGATCGGCTTCTCGCCGCGGACTTCGCGGTGATCGGCGTCGACCTCCGCGCCGTACACGGAGACATCCGTGCGCAGTTCAACCTGACCGCTGCGGTCAATCACCACCGCTACCGCGCCGTGCAGGCCGACCTCGCCATGATCGACTTGGACGCACTACTCGACGGCGTCGACTGCGTGTTCCATCTCGCAGCCGTGCCCGGTGTCCGGCGCTCCTGGGGAACCGGATTCCCCGACTACGTCCGAGTGAACGTGCTGGTCACCGATGCCTTGCTCGCCGCCTGCGCGCGAGCCGGAGTCCGCCGCCTTGTCTACGCGTCGTCTTCCAGCGTGTACGGGCACGCTGTTTCGCCCAGCCGCGAGGCTCACGCGACTCTGCCGCTCTCGCCGTACGGCGTCACCAAGCTGGCCGGCGAGCAACTGTGCTTCGCACACGCACTCCGAGGCGACAGCCGGTTGAGCACCGTCGCGCTCCGGTACTTCACCGTCTACGGGCCACGTCAACGACCCGACATGGCGATAAGCCGGATGATCATGGCCGCTCTCACCGGCATCCCATACACGGTGTTCGGCGACGGGCAGCAGCGCCGCGAGTTCACGTACGTCGACGACGTGGTGGACGCGACGGTCGCCGCCGCCACCGCTGACGCCACGGCGGTCGCGATCAACGTCGGTGGAGGAACGAGCGTCTCGGTCAGTCAGGCACTTCACCTCGTCGAAGAAGTGACTGGCCGCGATGTGCCACTGCACCGGAGCGGCGAACAGGCCGGAGACGCCCCTATTACGGTCGCGGACCTCGACACCGCCCGCCGGCTGCTCGGTTACCAGCCGCGTACCGACCTGCGAGCCGGTATCGCCCAGCACGCGGACTGGCTCCGGAGTCTCCCGGCTCCGGCCTTTCAGGAGTTCCTTCCGCCCGTGCCCGCAGCGTCGGAGGTGCCCGCATGA
- a CDS encoding SAM-dependent methyltransferase: protein MTPSTRSPLTSSAASAAGDQDTDRPNAARIYSCLLGDSANFAADRRAASHLLNIAPGIAADAYANRAFVARAICHLTSAGVRQFLDLGAGLPTAGNLHDLAQRDTPSTRVVYVDHDPVVVAAWQQTLGDAVHVRVVHADIRNPAEVLASAEVADLLDLSEPIGLVATAVLHYVSDVHEPGELLRAYRAALAPGSHLVLSHGTWDHLGVGQYINIAELYERVGAPLTLRTLEEITALLDGWNLLAPADDEPTTVVPVGEWRWADDLVEPDPAACHLLGAVACLDDRNSQ from the coding sequence ATGACGCCGTCCACCAGATCGCCGCTCACGAGTTCTGCCGCTTCTGCGGCGGGTGACCAGGACACCGATCGACCGAATGCCGCGCGAATCTACAGCTGCCTGCTCGGGGACTCAGCGAATTTCGCCGCCGACCGCCGGGCCGCTTCGCATCTGTTGAACATCGCCCCGGGCATAGCCGCCGATGCCTACGCCAACCGCGCCTTCGTAGCGAGGGCAATTTGCCATCTGACGAGTGCGGGTGTCCGCCAGTTCCTCGATCTGGGCGCCGGGCTGCCGACTGCGGGGAACCTCCACGACCTGGCTCAACGAGACACGCCTTCGACGCGGGTCGTCTACGTCGATCACGATCCGGTGGTTGTGGCGGCGTGGCAGCAGACGCTGGGAGACGCCGTCCACGTTCGCGTCGTGCACGCGGACATTCGCAATCCGGCGGAGGTCCTGGCCAGCGCCGAGGTCGCCGATCTGCTGGACCTGAGCGAGCCGATCGGATTGGTCGCAACGGCCGTCCTGCACTACGTCTCCGACGTTCACGAGCCCGGCGAACTCCTCCGCGCCTACCGAGCGGCCCTGGCACCCGGGAGCCATCTCGTCCTCTCGCACGGAACCTGGGATCACCTGGGCGTCGGGCAGTACATCAACATCGCGGAGCTGTACGAGCGCGTCGGGGCGCCGCTCACGCTGCGGACCCTGGAGGAGATCACCGCACTGCTGGACGGCTGGAATCTGCTGGCGCCGGCCGACGACGAGCCAACGACCGTCGTGCCGGTCGGCGAATGGCGATGGGCCGACGACTTGGTCGAACCGGACCCGGCCGCCTGCCACCTCCTCGGCGCGGTGGCCTGCCTCGACGATCGGAACTCGCAGTGA
- a CDS encoding helix-turn-helix domain-containing protein — MVSSEELRAAREQQRLTLGQFADLTGRDKGHLSRVERGERAITPALVRDYERVLNTSFAPSIVAMPDGPVRAVGVPDRTLSTGEAVSALIDWSAETDRDTPGQAAAVSDLAEAVAEWATRTSGTVNRRELLTRLSTVFAVAAASPMLTQRVLDLASSASTDTGARHPAGVALIADNLMRCRQQADVLGPSASLPAVAAQQQILSEFLSASGADNSTLAVFAEANQLMGWLLFNLGDYRSAQHYYEEARAAAHEAHDMELVTYVLCAMSHLATWQGRPRVGIDHAVAAAQWASRTSSAPARGYAADVMVRAFVADRDASSARRALDQEHTALASISADQPPTRWWYFYDESFALGTETEYALGFGFTEQADRAAKKTLRLADPSNVHNYAFSLLLQSEVLIQAGEIAGAAQLIGDVAGFGPSSPRAQQRISGLRKSLAPWADHSSVRELDERLRTTAP, encoded by the coding sequence GTGGTGAGCTCGGAGGAGTTGCGCGCGGCGCGGGAGCAACAACGACTCACGCTCGGGCAATTCGCCGATCTAACCGGTCGCGATAAAGGACACCTGAGCCGTGTCGAACGCGGCGAACGCGCGATAACGCCGGCGCTGGTGCGGGACTACGAGCGTGTGCTCAACACGTCCTTCGCGCCCAGCATCGTGGCGATGCCTGATGGCCCGGTTCGAGCCGTGGGAGTACCCGATCGCACTCTTTCGACTGGCGAAGCGGTCTCTGCCCTGATCGACTGGAGCGCGGAGACCGATCGAGACACACCAGGCCAGGCCGCGGCCGTCAGTGATCTGGCCGAGGCTGTCGCCGAGTGGGCAACGAGGACGAGTGGCACAGTGAACCGCCGTGAGCTGCTAACCAGGTTGAGCACCGTGTTTGCCGTCGCCGCCGCGTCGCCGATGCTCACGCAACGAGTGCTCGATCTCGCGAGCAGCGCGAGCACGGATACCGGCGCTCGGCATCCGGCCGGCGTCGCGTTGATCGCCGACAACCTCATGCGCTGTCGGCAGCAGGCAGACGTCCTCGGCCCGTCCGCCTCGTTGCCCGCCGTGGCCGCACAGCAGCAAATCCTCTCCGAGTTCCTGTCCGCGTCCGGCGCGGACAACTCGACGCTCGCGGTGTTCGCCGAAGCCAACCAGCTGATGGGCTGGCTGCTGTTCAACCTCGGCGACTACCGCTCCGCCCAGCACTACTACGAAGAAGCGCGAGCCGCCGCGCACGAAGCCCACGACATGGAGCTGGTCACCTACGTCCTCTGCGCCATGAGCCACCTTGCGACCTGGCAGGGACGGCCGCGCGTCGGAATCGACCACGCGGTGGCCGCCGCCCAGTGGGCGTCACGGACGAGCAGCGCCCCTGCCCGGGGCTACGCGGCCGATGTCATGGTCCGCGCGTTCGTCGCAGACCGCGACGCGTCCTCGGCCCGCCGCGCCCTCGACCAGGAGCACACCGCGCTTGCCTCAATCAGCGCGGATCAGCCGCCCACTCGCTGGTGGTACTTCTACGACGAGTCCTTCGCACTCGGCACCGAGACCGAATACGCACTCGGCTTCGGGTTCACCGAGCAGGCCGACCGCGCGGCGAAGAAGACGCTGCGCCTGGCCGACCCCTCCAACGTGCACAACTACGCGTTCTCGCTGCTGCTGCAGAGCGAGGTGCTGATCCAGGCGGGCGAGATCGCCGGCGCGGCACAGCTGATCGGCGACGTGGCCGGCTTCGGCCCATCCTCCCCACGAGCGCAGCAGCGGATCAGTGGGCTACGAAAGTCGCTGGCACCGTGGGCCGACCACTCGTCCGTCCGGGAGTTGGACGAGCGCCTGCGAACTACCGCTCCTTGA
- a CDS encoding GNAT family N-acetyltransferase encodes MAGSEFAIDVHRHDASAVPTLIDQLCDVYADAYGVEPGEKVDGFRRRMERASTDPGFELFTVEANGALVGFAFGYPLRPDTKWWDGLVPEPVVGFADEDGTRTVVLSEIEIRRAVQQQGIGRRLHDAFLAARPEPRATLATGADSPSQEVYPRWGWTRAGTVPGGPNDYFAGYVLFVKER; translated from the coding sequence ATGGCTGGAAGCGAGTTCGCCATCGATGTCCATCGCCACGACGCGTCAGCTGTACCTACCCTCATCGATCAACTCTGTGACGTCTACGCCGACGCGTACGGCGTCGAGCCCGGAGAGAAGGTCGACGGCTTCAGACGCCGGATGGAGCGCGCCTCGACCGACCCGGGGTTCGAGCTGTTCACCGTCGAAGCGAACGGCGCGCTCGTCGGGTTCGCGTTCGGCTATCCGCTGCGTCCGGACACGAAGTGGTGGGACGGCCTGGTCCCGGAGCCGGTCGTAGGGTTCGCCGACGAGGACGGAACGCGGACCGTCGTCCTCTCCGAGATTGAGATCCGCCGCGCCGTCCAGCAGCAAGGCATCGGCAGGCGGCTACACGACGCGTTCCTCGCGGCCCGGCCCGAGCCTCGCGCCACCCTGGCGACCGGCGCTGACTCCCCATCGCAAGAGGTCTACCCGCGTTGGGGCTGGACGCGGGCGGGCACGGTCCCCGGCGGCCCGAACGACTACTTCGCTGGCTACGTCCTCTTCGTCAAGGAGCGGTAG
- a CDS encoding type I restriction endonuclease subunit R gives MAKGIREREFQNLMIQWSLPMGWRFTAGWDLPRSTTQTVLNNHLRDAVVRLNPRVIDGYDVDDVVAQIVATVSAVEGGLVRANEQVLLILRGRKEFRDADGVWHALKVIDFENPPANTLVVSDEVTITVPGKTSRRFDLVYWVNGLPLVVVEVKSPTAKTGWIDAVHEINDVYVTEYPWFFAPNVFAIASDGLKLRFGPAGAPTNLWQPFRSTADDETLAGQADVQRSTELLLNPATVLDMLANFALFDTSGGGADQKYLPRYPQMEGAHLIHQRILAGGSRGLIWHHQGSGKTLLMVFAASMLLADTRTESPTIILLSDRTQLVRQTSGVFTSAMGHAHFYEPATSHELRTLLANDVRGVISTTIHKFADAGANLSTRDNVIVLVDEAHRTQSVRKTSLAGQMRAALPNAKFFGMTGTPVRTLATDTFALFGDEADPGRVLHRYSVTRSLQDEATVPVMLDPHPVSFDMNDLLLQAEFDQFADTFDLDDPDREALSRKFGRLTSVFANPDRVEAVCRDIVDHYLASAYRNGLKAQVVTYNRELAVTYTDKINELLVGAEASQVLAEVGKHDLITAEVNISVSDSKDEDPAMKPFRLSETDEEEQKRRFLTPDDPLCFLVVTAKLMTGFDAPNEGVLYLDKPLKAHNLFQTITRPNRTWVSPQGFVKTSGVIVDFIGLAEEVQRAVVDPTAASGSKGGGFVTDLTDLIAEFRATFARVEDLLVDVEDLDLTVHGYASVRAINAFLDADPEVAVAFSRDYRLLARLYPLISTDKRVAKFRDGFALFGSAYTTLFKKSTDEERKERLGELGPMVLEIINAHVHSFTVLASQEEALVLDAQGIGILKELMTLVRPKPGTDDGNDPKPPTAAEILDQIKAALDRGVEPASAKYTALADRIRQLRDRIIQNAQDALDFLAEALRVARAIVDAEKHPDEAVIVLDDDHIGVLSRIIHDHAPPGLTVTERRLAEEIDQVVKRALAQSWDNADARNRGVRRATAAVFRRYALKPVGEPYDSTVAYIEAHYLVD, from the coding sequence GTGGCGAAAGGAATCCGGGAACGCGAATTCCAAAATTTGATGATTCAGTGGTCCCTCCCTATGGGCTGGCGCTTCACGGCTGGATGGGACCTGCCGCGGTCGACGACGCAAACCGTGCTAAACAACCACCTGCGGGACGCCGTAGTCCGGCTCAATCCGCGCGTGATCGATGGATACGATGTGGATGATGTAGTCGCGCAGATCGTCGCCACGGTCAGCGCGGTCGAGGGTGGATTGGTACGGGCCAATGAGCAAGTCCTACTCATTCTGCGTGGGCGGAAGGAGTTCCGGGACGCCGATGGAGTGTGGCATGCCCTGAAGGTCATCGACTTTGAGAACCCGCCCGCCAACACTCTGGTCGTGTCAGACGAGGTGACGATCACGGTGCCGGGCAAGACGTCCCGCCGGTTCGACCTCGTGTACTGGGTCAACGGACTGCCGCTGGTCGTGGTGGAAGTGAAGTCACCCACGGCGAAGACCGGTTGGATCGATGCTGTCCACGAGATCAATGACGTCTATGTCACCGAGTACCCGTGGTTCTTCGCCCCGAATGTCTTCGCCATAGCCTCGGACGGGCTGAAGTTGCGCTTCGGCCCCGCCGGTGCACCCACGAACCTGTGGCAGCCTTTTCGATCCACCGCCGACGACGAAACCCTCGCTGGTCAGGCCGATGTGCAGCGCTCCACGGAACTGCTGCTCAACCCGGCGACCGTCCTGGACATGCTTGCGAACTTCGCCCTCTTCGACACCTCCGGCGGTGGGGCGGACCAGAAGTACCTGCCTCGCTACCCGCAGATGGAGGGCGCACACCTAATTCATCAGCGGATCCTCGCGGGTGGATCGAGGGGCCTGATCTGGCACCACCAGGGTTCCGGGAAGACGCTGTTGATGGTCTTCGCCGCCTCGATGCTGCTCGCCGACACGCGAACCGAGTCGCCCACCATCATCTTGCTGTCCGACCGCACCCAACTGGTCCGACAGACCTCCGGGGTGTTCACCTCCGCGATGGGGCACGCGCACTTCTACGAGCCCGCGACCAGTCACGAGTTGCGGACGTTGCTGGCGAACGATGTACGCGGGGTCATCTCGACGACGATCCATAAGTTCGCCGACGCCGGCGCGAACCTCTCGACGCGGGACAACGTCATCGTGCTCGTCGACGAAGCGCATCGCACGCAGTCGGTGCGGAAGACGTCCCTGGCCGGGCAGATGCGCGCGGCGTTGCCGAACGCGAAGTTCTTCGGCATGACGGGAACTCCAGTCCGGACCCTGGCGACCGACACGTTCGCGCTCTTTGGTGACGAGGCCGACCCAGGCAGGGTGCTGCACCGATACTCGGTGACCCGATCCCTGCAGGACGAGGCGACTGTCCCGGTCATGCTGGACCCGCACCCGGTCTCCTTCGACATGAACGACCTGCTGTTGCAGGCCGAATTCGACCAGTTCGCCGATACTTTCGACCTCGACGACCCCGACCGCGAAGCGCTGTCGCGGAAATTCGGCCGTCTCACCTCGGTGTTCGCGAACCCTGACCGTGTAGAGGCGGTCTGCCGGGACATCGTCGACCACTACCTGGCCAGCGCTTACCGCAATGGCCTCAAAGCTCAGGTTGTCACCTACAACCGCGAACTGGCCGTCACCTACACGGACAAGATCAACGAACTGCTCGTCGGCGCCGAGGCATCACAGGTACTCGCCGAGGTGGGGAAACACGACCTGATCACCGCCGAGGTCAACATCTCGGTCTCCGACTCCAAAGACGAAGACCCCGCCATGAAGCCGTTCCGGCTCTCGGAGACCGACGAGGAGGAACAGAAGCGGCGATTCCTCACCCCGGACGACCCGCTGTGCTTCCTGGTGGTGACCGCAAAACTGATGACAGGGTTCGACGCCCCTAACGAAGGTGTCCTGTACCTGGACAAGCCGCTCAAGGCCCACAACCTGTTCCAGACCATCACTCGCCCGAATCGCACCTGGGTCTCTCCCCAGGGGTTCGTGAAGACCTCCGGCGTCATCGTCGACTTTATCGGCCTGGCCGAAGAAGTCCAGCGCGCCGTCGTCGACCCCACCGCCGCCAGCGGCAGCAAGGGCGGCGGGTTCGTTACCGACCTGACCGACCTGATCGCCGAGTTCCGCGCCACCTTCGCCAGGGTCGAAGACCTTCTCGTGGACGTCGAGGATCTGGACCTCACCGTTCACGGGTACGCCTCTGTGCGTGCAATCAATGCGTTCCTGGACGCTGACCCTGAAGTCGCTGTGGCCTTCAGCAGGGACTACCGACTCCTGGCTCGCCTCTACCCGCTGATTAGCACTGACAAGCGGGTTGCCAAGTTCCGGGACGGATTCGCGCTGTTCGGGTCCGCTTACACGACCCTCTTCAAGAAATCTACGGACGAGGAGCGCAAGGAACGGTTGGGTGAACTCGGGCCGATGGTGCTGGAAATCATCAACGCCCACGTCCACTCGTTCACCGTTCTCGCCTCCCAGGAGGAAGCCCTCGTTCTGGACGCACAGGGCATCGGTATCCTCAAGGAACTTATGACCCTCGTCCGCCCCAAACCCGGCACAGATGACGGTAATGATCCGAAGCCTCCGACCGCAGCGGAGATCCTCGATCAGATCAAAGCCGCGCTGGATCGGGGCGTCGAGCCGGCGTCGGCCAAGTACACCGCCCTCGCCGATCGAATCCGGCAACTCCGCGACCGGATCATCCAGAACGCCCAGGATGCCCTGGACTTCCTCGCCGAAGCACTCCGGGTCGCCCGCGCCATCGTTGACGCCGAGAAGCACCCCGACGAAGCGGTCATCGTGCTCGACGACGACCACATCGGCGTCCTCTCGCGGATCATCCACGACCACGCGCCGCCCGGCCTTACGGTCACGGAGCGTCGGCTGGCCGAGGAAATCGATCAGGTCGTCAAGCGAGCCCTTGCGCAGTCATGGGACAACGCTGATGCCCGCAACCGAGGTGTCCGCCGCGCGACCGCGGCGGTCTTCCGCCGTTACGCACTCAAACCGGTCGGCGAACCGTATGACTCCACTGTCGCCTACATCGAAGCCCACTACCTCGTCGACTGA